Genomic segment of Panicum virgatum strain AP13 chromosome 9N, P.virgatum_v5, whole genome shotgun sequence:
AATTAGAGAAAGATGATTCTCGATCATTTCATAGGCCTCGGGCGAGTGCAAACGCTGAAGCCTTTCTTCTACAGTTTCTCCCCACTGGTCAACTCTTTCAGAAGAATCAATGGAGTGTGACAGAGCTGGAATCAAAGAAACGCCAGCTTCAACAAACTTCTGAACAACCAGAGCATAGAGTATCTCCTCCAAGGTCCTTCTCCGCTCCTTTTCCTTTACTTCAGCAATCCGCCTATTTCCAGAAAAAAACAAGAAGGGGAAATTAGCCGAGAGTTTTCCAACAGTCCATGTCCAACTCACATGTAACTACTAGTTCATTATTAGAAGTGACCAAATTGAACTTTCAGATGTCACTAGGAATATCCCTTTTAAGGAAGGTACAGTGTGATTCAGAAAACTATTCTAAATGACAATTATCAATTGCTCATATATTTATCAACTACAATAGATCCATCACAATCAAATAGGCTAGAATAATTTGTCTTTTCCTCTGCATGACACAATTGAGAAGCACTCCATATATGGTAGTGCTGCCATCTCCCGAAACATTTCTGGATTTATTTTAACCGCATATAATGTTTAAAAAGGTCATCAGGCATCCATAAACTACAATATTTAATCTGCGATGGATGCAGCATATCAGCTGGCCATGATAGCTTGACAGTTATGCAATCCCTATTGGACAGCCTGTTTTGCTTGGTCTCTTGATATGCAATCTGATAACTCAGAAGAAATATCTTTACCAAAATCCTATCCTCTAACAGCTAGATGCACCGTAAGTAACAAGGGTAACGAACTCAATGACGAAAAACCACAATTACCTGTACAGCACCAGGTCGCCCCCTGACGGAGCTGGCTTGTCACCTGCACCGCTCTCCTTGTCCTTGTCCGTCTGGAGCTGCTCCAGCtgctgctcggcggcggcgggcagaagGTGCGGGTGCGTGTGCAGGATCTGGGAGAGGAGCTGCCCCGCCGGCGATTCCATCCTGAGCGGCGCGATCGACGAGGACGGCGGCAGGGACTCCGAGGGGGACAAGGAGGCCCTGACCACACTGCTTCGCCTCTTAGTCCTAGAGGTGAGCTGCTGCCGCCCGAGACCCTGCGCGTAACGACCGGCAGCATCAGGCAACCACTCCATTTCCATGCTCAAACGAATTATACATGACAACCCGAACCTTGTGGAGATATATAATGGACAAATTGCAGGACAATCACACCAAAACAAAGCAACACAAGGAAGGTGAAACCCTTCCTCCTCAAGCGAGGACGCAAAACACATGAAATGGATAAGCACGCCACAAGGAAACTAGAGATAAGATCCAACCAGCTTCCTTTCCATTTCCCAACAGAGAAGCACACGCCCGTCAAGGCACAAGGCCTTCACCGGAACAGAGGGGCAGGAGCTCCTCCCTACCTTGACGGGGCCGAAGGCGAAGCCGCGCCTCCGGTCGAAGGGGATCGAGCTCGCGCCcggcgccgcgggccgccgcgagggcccggcggcggcggcggtgggcgacctgagcgccgcggctgctgctgccgcctccATGGGCCGATTCGAAGCCTCGGCCGCGCGAATCTGGACGCAGCACGCGCGAATCCGGGGAGAGCCCGGCCTGGGGTCGCGCAATTggggatctctctctctctctctgcgctgCGGTGGTTGGTTTGGAGACTGGGAGATTCGTTGGGTCAGGTTGGGGTTTTTGGGCGCCCGGTTATATATAGGGGGGGTAGGCCGCGTGGTCAGAGCACGCGGACGGAAACGAAGCAGCCGTCGCCGTGTTCTTCTTCTCGCGTGTTAGAACAGGTGGCGATATGATTGTCTGTTCTTTTTTCTGGTCTATTTTTTTTCGTGTGAAAGAGATGTAAAATTCAAGCAAGGGGAAATTCGTATAAATGAAGCACAAAACGTGCACGCAGGCTGGAAAATTACGGGTGATGGAGCAGGTGGCACGGTACGCACCTGTGGTTCGCATGCTCTTGGGCTCGGATTGCGATTCCCAAATTCCAGATATTTACGCAACCTCTGACCCCTGGGGTACCTTTTTAGATAGCTTGGATATAAGTTGATGTGAAAATAAACAAGATAGTTTAAGCTATTTTTTTAGAAAGTAATAAGTAATGTAATCTCGGAAGTACAATACTActattatgtttttttttgcgagaaaaTACTACTATTATGTTGTGTTTTCTATGTCCCATTTGCTTAGGAGTTGATAGGGTTTTGGGCATTCCAAATGCTGAAAGATCAAGATGGGAGCCGGCCGGGTCGACCCATTGGGTAGTCGGCCCGACCCATAAGAGCAAGGCCAATGGGCCATATGAACCGGTCTCAAATTAGATATGAGCCATATGAGCCGGAGCCTACTGGCCCAACGGGCAAGATGGGTCGGCCCAAAATATAGCTCCCCTCAGCACCTGACGGACTCAGTTGGCCAGTTCCATCTGAGACGCACGGGAGAGAGGGGCATGGAGGCGACCGAGCTTGccgcggcgacagcggcggcggcggccgccgcggcgtctcGGCGCGTCGCGCTATCCTCCGGCGGCGATGAATCTGCACGTCGTGCTCCCCTCCAGAAGCTGTCCTATCAGGTAAGCTTCTCTCATCTCTATTCTTCTCCCGTGGTTGTGCTAGGATTTGTTTGTAGGATTTCAGACTCTATTCTTGTCCTGCGGCTATCCTGTATGGTGACTGAATCCCGTGATGCATATGACTTACAAGGGGATGAGTGATGTCCCTTATCTTTGCATGCCCCCCTAACCCCAAGTGCTAGGagcagcccgccgccggcccactCGATGTAGACTCAATTGTTGGCTTGGCCTAGTTGCTTGCTCTCCGTTAGTAATATATTTCTTTCCTGCAGTGCTGTGAGCTAATCATTTGAATTTGTGGTCCAAATGTTGAACTTGGAACGCAACTCATATGGCTATATAATTGTGTTATTTTTTAGGCAATATAATTGTGTTATGTATGAAAATATTTCCCACTGAGGCTGCTAATCTATTGGATGCTTACTAAATTTATTTACCCACTTAACTAGTGTTTCCAAAACTACCAAATGTGAATACTGAATAGATCAGGTGGTAGCCATCCATATGCATCACCAATGCTAATAGATccacttttcctttataaataAAAAAGGTTATTGTGAGaagttgtaaggatcgatggaccaagagggggggtgaattgggcctttttcaaatttctaagatagataaaacaactttaacctatgcaatgctagtaaggctcaattcaccaaccggctaaacaaaacaaactacacaagctaacaaagatatgaaactaagcaaggtagagctaagctatgatctctaaggtcaagcacatgaaagaatgcatgaaagtaagtgcttgaaatgaaagagagtgcaagagacaaccggattttttcccgtggtgtcgatgtgttcgcacacacccctaatccacgttatgacactcactaagagtcttgtcacctcccatgtcaccgagacttgggcgctcactaagagtctccgttcaccatcccggcgtggtggagctcaagccacgtacaatcttcttctccgggctcccacaatccttggcaagctccgcgagaaacacttcgatcaccaagatcgtctaggtgctgccaaacaccaagagtaacaagctcctaagccttcacttgacctacactcagttggccctagctcaagcacacttgctacacttgcaaaggatgaaatcttcaaggttgaagcacaaacaaagcactagatcttctctcttttgctcaaagctctttctcttcttctcaagggtggccttaggttttcaaggtgtcaaaggcaactgaaatgagccagggggtacccttatatagagtggaggaggtcacatagccgttggaagttttctgcagaaaaaccgtgaccaccggaagaaccgacgggatagaaagtataagcatcggttcaaccggtctctctgtgtccaataagtagccgttggagttctgacacagtatccacgcttgcgtcattacaccggtgcatgctccgtaggggcatcggttcaaccggtgctgaagaggttcactgatcaactcaaacaagcgttctggaacaaagtacatccaatgcaccggtgctttgattctgaagcgtcggttcaaccggtgctgaagagaagttgaaatccaccaaaacatgttctctggaacaaagtacatctaatgcaccggtgcttttcttgggaccatcggttcaaccggtgctatagagtttttgacttgattcctgcctgcttccagagaagatagaccgacagggcatcggtccttccgccatgcatcggatgctccgatgctagggcaccggttcaaccggtgctgctgtttttctttgttttcagctgaattgacttggatttgaatgtgactttgattgtttcttcttccaagagttgtgttaacttctattgaccatattttgctgtttttgagtgagtgtgcaagatttctaaggccaactcaattttgatcaagctactaactcatgaacctctcttaatagtacgatcaagaactagaaactataaaacctagctaaatcaagtgtccttcatctccttgtgacacttgagactagaaagatccttaatctttgaaattgagtccttggtacgcatgattgtttcgaattgaggggtcacctttcatatttcatatgagactaatccagtcaAAGAGatttcctttaaaacacacgttagtcacatacggttgtcattaatcaccgaaacttaccattagcatctattgGCCTAGATGTGCTACAGAAGTTTCTTTCTGATGATTTAAATGTGAGTAGGTTGACGAATCACGGATAAGGTCTCCACCATCACCAGGGTTGTCTCCTTCAGTTGTAAACCTTTGCAGAGTTTATATCAGTGGtgagcatttttctttttctttttttttaaactttGTAGACCTTTTAACCAATAGCTATCACATTAAGTTATGTCCTTTTCTAATCAGGACTTCCCCACGACACTGAAATGGTTGAGATGATTATGACGATGAAGACGCTGACTATGAactagaagaagaggaagaagatgaagacgAAGAGggagatgatgaggatgaggtagaagaagaagatgatgatgaaggaTTTCAGATGGTTGATGTTGACATGGGCTCATTTTCTGAACCAGGGCAAAAGTTTCTGTCCAAAGTATGGAAGGAATATGAGCCTATCCGTGTTGATGGAGTAGTGGTCGCTGCTGAGTGTAAACATTGTGCAAGGAATATACGTGCTGAGCGTAAGCATGGAACAAGTTCGTTGCGCAATCACTTGAAAAGATGCAATGAAAGGAAGAAGGCTCTCAGAGTTGCTGGTCAGTTAAATGCCTCTATCATGACCCCCGATGGAGTTGCCTTAGGGCCTTGGACATTTAATCAGGCAGTGTCACGCAAAGAACTCATGAGGATGATTGTGTTGCATGAGTTACCCTTCTCACTTGTGGAATATGATGGCTTCAGAAGGTTTGTCTCCAGTCTAAACCCAAGCTTTAAGATGATTTGCAGAAAAACAGTGCATAATGACTGTTTGAAAGCATTTATGGAAGAGAAACAAAATCTCCAAGGATTGTTCAAAACCTCTGCATCCAAGATTTCTTTGACTATGGATCTATGGACTTCTAACCGAATGGTGGGGTACATCTGCATTACAGCTCATTTTATTGATGAGGAGTGGCAGCCACAAAAGAGAATAGTGAAATTCACAGCTATAGAGACTCCCCACACAGGCGTTGTAATGTTCAACACCATGGTGAAGTTCATAAGAGAGTGGAAGATAGAAGATAAATTATTTGCTCTTACTCTTGACAATGCATCCAACAATGGTGCAATGGTGAAGTTGATGAAGACCCATTTGATAAATAAGAAGATGCTATTTTGTGGTGGGAGGCTGTTTCGGCAACGCTGCGCTACTCACGTCATCAACTTGATTTGTCAAGCTGGACTGGATTATCTTAGCCCAATGATAAGGAAGATTCGTGAGACTGTGAAGTACATCCGGAGCTCTTCAGCAAGAAAGGAAAAGTTTGAAGAAATTGTTTCACAACTAGGCATAACTTGTGAGAAAAATCCTAACCTTGATGTCTGCACACGCTGGAACTCCACTTACATCATGCTTGCTACAGCAAAAGAGTTTCGCTTGGTGTTTGATTCATTGTCTATTCAAGATCCGAACTACACCTTCAAGCCATCATTTGAGGAATGGGAAAATGCTGATGTCATTTGCAAGTTGCTGAAGGTATTCTATGAAGCCACTAATGTGATATCAGGCACAAAATACCCAACTGCCAACCTGTACCTTCATGTGTTGCTGAAAGTGAAGTTAACATTGGAGAATCAACATTTTGAGGAAGAATCTGAGCTGAACACTATGGTCAAATACATGAAGAAAAAATTTGACAAGTATTGGAAGGCATCATGGTTGGATCTCTGTATTCCTGTCATTTTAGACCCCCAATTCAAGTTGAAATACCTTGATTTTCGATTTAAACTAGAATTTGGGTATGATGCTATAGGAATGATTAGTAAAGTAAAAAATCTGCTACATGGTCTATTCCAAGAGTACCTCAAATTGAATGATAACAGTTCAGATCCCATGTCACAAGGAGGTGATGTTGACATGGCTATAAATAATCATGATCCTTTGGCAAGTTGGGACCAGCATGTCACCCTTAGTGCCCGATCTTCAAATGAGGCTTCCATTGAGTTTGAGACATATTTGTCAAAGGTACCAGTTCGTCGAAGTAAACAGTTCAATATCCTTGCATGGTGGCAAATGAGCTCAGCTGAATACCCTACATTGAGTCGTATGGCAAGAGATATATTGGTTGTTCCGGCTTCTACTGTTGCATCAGAATCTGCATTTAGTACTGGGTCAAGAGTACTATCAGATTTTCGAAGTCGAATGACTGCAGAAACTGTTGAAGCTCTAGTGTGTTTACAAGACTGGATAAGAGCCATAGGTATGTTACTATGCGCTGCAGATTTTCCTTGGATAGTTGTAGCAAGCTTCACACTGAAACCTCATGCCGAACTGAAAATCTGCTCTTTTTTTGTGCAGCTAATACTCGGCGCCCCATGGATTCAGTTCATGACATCATCTTGACTTTGGAAGGTATTGTTGTTTGTCGAGTTTTCAGCTAGCACTAGTCCACTAGATGATATATAGTTATCTTGCAGTGTCTTCAATAGCTTATACAAGCTTTCTATAAGTTCTGCCAGTGGTTGCTCTGATTCTGAGCTTGACCATATAATTGTCCAGAAACTCGTAGAATGCtagctttcatttttcttttgtgaTTAGGAAAACTATGGTCGTACTGTCACATGTGATTTGTGCCCATCAAGACTTTTGCATAATATGTGCAGCTTTTACACATCTTCAGTGTTCATGATTAGTCCATTTGTATTCATTAGTTAATATGTAGGTTACTTCAGCAAAATGGATAGCAGCTTCATGGTGGTTTTTCTGATGTACTGATGAACATGTAGGTGAGGAGACTGTAGAGGCAAGCTCATAGAGCAGGAGGAACGTCATGCAGagggcaagcaagcaagcaattcAGTGACATTCAGCGGCAGAGCAGTGAAAAAACTGAATGAAATTATTTATGTATCAATACCATCATGATTGTTGCTGTAATAACGTTTGCTGGTGATGATTAACTGCAGaattaaatattattatgtGTTGGTGTCATCTTCATTGCATGATTAATATAAtatttactatatatatatgttatatTTGAAGAATAGGTCAACCCATTATGCCCATTGGGCCAATGAGGCCATATACATATGGTAGATTAGGCCGGCCCGTGGCCTCACAATTTGGCCCTGAGGCCATAAGGGCCAGGTTCAAGGCCAGGTCCGGGTCGGCCCATTCCCATCTTGACTGAAAGAAACTCACGATGTTCTGGAAGTAACTAGAAGTTCGATTTCATTTTCTAAGACAGTGATGCGAACAGGGTATGTTGGCAGCATTTGCCGTCTCGTTCAAGGCCCCTGAACGCAGGATTCTTCAGACATTTCATAGTCTAGTTCTGAACTCAGATGAAGACACCCTTTGCAGCTGCACTATTCCATCCTTAAGGCACACTCAATGCTAAATGCGAAAGTACCAACCAGACGTGGAAAAAGTTCCTAACGACGATTCCTGCGCGTACAACTGTCCACTTGAGCTAACTGTGTGATTACTAATCAGCATTTTCCTGACAGTGCTGATTTGATTCAGCAAATCATATATGACGATGACGCGAATTAGTTGAGTGCAAAGGCTGAACAACCCAGACATCATCAACTTCTATTTTGATCTAAGCCGTGCTAAAGAAAACTCCAAGTTGCTATGCACCGGTTGGATTAGCCAGTGGAGCTGATTTTCCTTTTCAAACATATGCACGGTGTGTTCCTTCTTGCGAGGACATGTTTAGAGGGTTATCAGATAGATGTTTTCCTTATGAAAGGAGGGTTATCTGATGTTGATGGCAAGTTCCTTCTGAATCTAGACGCCGGCGCATTGTGGCGCAGAGATCTTTTCCCGGCTCCAAACACATCGCCCAGAGACTACGGCGCCACGTAACCTCCAGAGGGGCCTCCAACTCTCGCCGTGGACGGAGACTTCCTCGTGACCCGGCAGCTCCACGGCCGCACGATGCATCCCCGGCCGAActcgccgccaccacacgccgaacgcagcggcggcgtgcggagCTGAGCCACCTCTCCTCCGCTCGCCCCTGCGTCTCGGAGCCGGCCGGAAACCGACGAGGTCACTGGCGGAAAGAAAAGATCTCCCCCATCCCCGCTGGTTTCGTGCTCTGCCCCACGCCCGGACCTGTCCGCTTGTCCTGTCTGTGCGCGTGTGTGGATCGCGGAGGGGGACGTGGGCTGGTTGGGTGCTCTCGGGCACGGCAGATTGGGGAAGGGAAAAGCTAGCTGCTACAGCCTACAGCCGTACGTGCCCCTGCCGGCCTGCCCTGAGGTTTTTGGTCTGGCCTGGTCAAGGTAGGCGCCCGAGCCGCTGAGGTCGACGTGCAGACACGACGCCGGAGATAATGCCAGGACCCATGGCCGCATGTGTAGTTGTGTGACATCGTGGACGTGCTCCCGCCGCcagtatttttatttttgtttcgcGCCTTCAACTTTGGGCTATCTGAATGCGCGTCCTTCCTGTTCCAGGATGAATGGATGATGCTGAGCTTTAATATTTTGTAGACCAGGTTTCTCTCTTTTTTAGAGAGAAGAAATGAAGAATGTTCCAGAATCCCGTCGATACTCGATACCTGAGACGAGTAACTGAATCTTTCGGAGAACGAGGATAGTACTACTAGACTAGTTTTTTTAGGGGTAGtactaaactttttttttttgagaggaaggGGTAGTACTAAACTAGTAGTAGGGTGGGTTGGATGATTGCGTGGGCCTGCATGAGGCCTCGGAGTTGGCCCATAAACCTTTTTGGTTCCTCAGAGTTGGCCCATAAACCTTTTTGGTTCAAGTttcgcaaaagaaaaaaaagtttcaTGACTATACACCGGCGACCAGGTCACTTGCATGCCCCAGAGAACTTGCAGAAAGATTTCCCTTGCACATTTTGACATGAATGAAAAAGGCGCATAATCTCAAGAGTGTACAGTTTCACATCAATGCCACCCTAATTTATATCAATAATGTGGAAATGCACCGAGCCAAATACATTGACTTATGTAGGTTGTTACCATACATGATAAATGCCAATGCAATGTAAACAGCAAAAACTACTGAGAATCTCCTTCTAGCGTTTGCTGCACGGCACCCAACGAACATGGCCTGCGTTCTTCAACGGACTGGACTGGAGCAGAAAAATCGTGGAACCTGTACAACAAAACTCTGCTCGAGGTTCATCGGCACGCACGCAGCCGCAGGCCACACTACGTGCTATAAACAGGGTCCCTGCCAATACAATACATTTACACGACGGCTGCACCGGCAGACCCAGCACCGGCCTGTGCTGCGTGCTGCCTTGACCGCGTGTTCCTCGCCGCAGCCTTGAGCCGGCGCTCAGCCCTTAAGAACCACGGCGACAGGCGGGCTTTCCTCGGATCAGATCGCGTCCTCGGTTAAGGAATTACAGATTGGAAGAGAAGTAGAGAACGGCTGCCTCAGTTCAGAGTCAGGGCTTCCCAGCGCGCACCAGGATGCATCACTTCGGTGTTAGGTGGACATGCCAGGGTCCAAGAACTTCTGCACCGCCTGGAAGAGCTGCTTCTCCTCGAAGGGTTTCGTGACGTACCCATCCATCCCGCACTTCGTGCACTCCTCATGGGTGGCCTGGATGACATCGGCGGTCATTGCAAGGACCGGCAAGTGCCATTTCCCTGCCCTTGTCGCGCGGTCTACTTCTGAATCGTCACCAGTGTCTGCCTCCCCGTTCGCCTTCGCTTCCATTGCCCGTATGTGCCTGGTCGCCTCAAACCTGGTGTACAAAGTAGTTGAGTATTGCCTTCAACTAAAAACAAGAGAATGACAAAGGAAAAAGAACAGGCCCAAGTTCACATGCGAAAGCTTGAGTAGCACAACTTACCCGTCCATTTCAGGCATCTGAATGTCCATGAGACAGAGATCAAACTTATATGGGATTTGTAGGAGGGCGAGAGCATCTTTTCCACTCTCCACGCACTCCACCTTTGCTCCGAATTTCTTCAATGTGCCAGCAGCCACTCTAAGGTTTACCTTGTTATCATCAACCACCAATATGTTCCTGCCAAGAAGCAACCCACGAAGAGAACCTGAGCTGTCCTGTTTCTCGTGGCTCAGCTGTGTCTGTGTGATACCAAGTGCCTGGAATAGACAAGCAGCAAGTGTGCTTGCTTTCAGAGGCTTGGTGATCACAGAATCAACAGCATAGTTTCCTTTTAGCTTGTCCGATTCTGCAGCCGTGAGGACAATTTTGGGTAATACAGGTGTCTGACCATTCTGCTTCATCTCCAGGAGACTAGATCGTAAGGGAACATCCACTTTTGAGCTCCATGAATCATTCTCAATCAACAACATGCATGGTAGCTTCCTGCTGCACAACGACGAATCAGGAACTAATTAGATTCAAGAAACATGAACGAACATGCAAGTAAAATTATTATAGTTAACAATTAATTTAGTAGCCATTTGAGTAGCGCATTCCAAAAGAGTAAAAACTGTCTTTTCCTAGAAATATTTACCAAAACTGAATTATGAACTGTATAAATGGTATGCAAGAACATCACATGAACTATAGCTCAAAGTAGCAATGATATAAACAAAAAAACGAATCCAACACCATGAATTCGACAATTAGAATTGAAATGAACCAACTAGTGTTGCTTTGAAGTAATCAATGGATCATTCTTCTGCAACTAAAATTGTTGCAAAGCACATATCTTTTTTCAAAAGAAGTCTCGTGCGCGTGTGCAAGTAGACAAGCATGCTATTCTATTCCTACATCCTCAAGATGGTATCTCAATCACTTCAGGGTTTTAACTTTTAGAAAGCATGTAGGAAAGAGAAGTACCTGGCTAGGGAATGGCCATTTCTCCCAGAAAACGCACCAAGAGCTAGTTCAATGGTAGCTACAACTTCTGAGGTAATTCCCAGTCTTTGCAAGTGATACTTAGTTACAGTAGCTCTTACTGGTCTTCTATCAACCAATAGTGCAGATAAACCTTTAAAACTGGATGGAAGGGGGTGCAGCATAACAGGCTTACTGTCACTAACAGCGCTTCTGTCACATCTTTGGAGCACTGCAGTAAATGTGAATGTACTGCCAACATGGGGTCGGCTGACAAAGTTTATCTGACCACCCATTATTTCAACAAGACATTTGCTGATGCTCAGTCCAATTCCAGTACCACCGTATGTCCTAGAAGTTGAGCTATCAGCTTGCATGAAAGGCGTGAACACCTTGCCTTGGGCATCCAATGGTATTCCTATCCCTGTATCTTCCACACTTACAACAAGAGTCACTTTATCAGATACACTTTCATACGGCATCTCATTTTTCTCATAAGAAAGCAAAAGCTTGAAGTTTTCCCAATTATTTCGGCTATCAGCAGCTTCAAAACCACTTAATGTGTTGCAAGAAACACTGGTTGCTACAGCAGTCGTCTCATTTTTGTGCCCATTCATCCCATTTGCAACTGGTTCAACTTTGGCTTCTGTTGCAAGATTTGAGTGATCTGCTAGATGAACTTGTACAAAAATATGTCCCTGCTCTGTGAACTGTCAGTGCAAAAGAATAATCAATCATAAACTTATGGTGGCAACAAACTCTAGAGTGCTACATTGTGCTAAAACTGAGATGCTCCATCTGTACATAAAACGGCCTTCATTTTCATAATCATTATTGGAATAAAAGATCATGCACACTTACCTTAATTGAGTTACCCACTAGATTTGTGATTATCTGTCGAAACCTTCCAGGATCACCCAACAATATTTCAGGAACTCTTTCCGAGACATATACAGCAAGCTACAATTTTGCAGGGGAAAAGGAAATTAGTAAGGATAGAACAATAAATTAGACATGCAGGATGACCAACTCTTTGAATGTTTGTTCATGGAAATTGGATACACTGAGATGTTGATGCAAATAATGCATGGAAATGGCCTTGTTGACTGATTCTGTCTGTACAAGTGTTATTGACCTAAGAACCAACCTCAATTCCCTTCTCTCTTGACTTTGAAGAAAATAGCGAAATGACATCATCAAGGATGGATCTCAGATCAAATGGTACAGACTCAAGATCCAACTTTCCAGCTTCAATTTTCGCTCTGTCAAGCACTTCATTGATCAGGGAGATTAAAGCCTTTCCACAGACTTGAGCGGTTTGTGCATAATCCCTCTGGGTTGACTTCAGGTCTGTGTCTAACAGCATGTCAAGCATTCCTACAAAACCAAGAAATAGGGAAAATCACTAGATTCTCCTCCTAAGAA
This window contains:
- the LOC120687538 gene encoding UV-B-induced protein At3g17800, chloroplastic-like → MEAAAAAAALRSPTAAAAGPSRRPAAPGASSIPFDRRRGFAFGPVKGLGRQQLTSRTKRRSSVVRASLSPSESLPPSSSIAPLRMESPAGQLLSQILHTHPHLLPAAAEQQLEQLQTDKDKESGAGDKPAPSGGDLVLYRRIAEVKEKERRRTLEEILYALVVQKFVEAGVSLIPALSHSIDSSERVDQWGETVEERLQRLHSPEAYEMIENHLSLILGQRQGDSTVAAISKLRVGQVYAASVMYGYFLKRVDKRFQLEKSMKNLPWGSEEGNDSFNQVMTTDSMPSAQASSPHPEIASWTPPNFSAGGPSQSIKPCRLRSYVMSFDSDTLQRYATVRSKEAFGIIEKHTEALFGKPEIVITPEGTVDSSKDEHIRISFAGLRRLILEAVTFGSFLWDVESFVDSRYHFVTN
- the LOC120692905 gene encoding zinc finger BED domain-containing protein RICESLEEPER 2-like; the encoded protein is MLATAKEFRLVFDSLSIQDPNYTFKPSFEEWENADVICKLLKVFYEATNVISGTKYPTANLYLHVLLKVKLTLENQHFEEESELNTMVKYMKKKFDKYWKASWLDLCIPVILDPQFKLKYLDFRFKLEFGYDAIGMISKVKNLLHGLFQEYLKLNDNSSDPMSQGGDVDMAINNHDPLASWDQHVTLSARSSNEASIEFETYLSKVPVRRSKQFNILAWWQMSSAEYPTLSRMARDILVVPASTVASESAFSTGSRVLSDFRSRMTAETVEALVCLQDWIRAIANTRRPMDSVHDIILTLEGEETVEASS
- the LOC120692976 gene encoding probable histidine kinase 4 isoform X1; protein product: MGVGGGVGEAAAVSAAEEAGKDGEGPGRGWRVKVRLRRVVGVLGVLVAAAVWVGMHCSIRRTAISKAEEGLVSMCEERARMLQDQFAVSVNHVHALAILVATFHYEKHPPALDQDTFADYAARTSFERPLLSGVAYALRVVHADRESFERQQGWIIKTMKHEPSPVQDEYAPVIYSQETVSYIEGLDMMSGEEDRENILRSRASGKAVLTRPFRLMSNHLGVVLTFPVYLDDLTADAKEEDRVKATAGYLGGAFDVESLVENLLRQLAGNQELVVNVYDVTNNSNPLLMYGSEVPLGNPSPSHICMLDFGDPCRKHHMICRYRNKPHVPWSAITPSSCVFVILMLLEYIIYAAWSRYDNVKEDYRKMEELKKQAEAADVAKSQFLATVSHEIRTPMNGVLGMLDMLLDTDLKSTQRDYAQTAQVCGKALISLINEVLDRAKIEAGKLDLESVPFDLRSILDDVISLFSSKSREKGIELAVYVSERVPEILLGDPGRFRQIITNLVGNSIKFTEQGHIFVQVHLADHSNLATEAKVEPVANGMNGHKNETTAVATSVSCNTLSGFEAADSRNNWENFKLLLSYEKNEMPYESVSDKVTLVVSVEDTGIGIPLDAQGKVFTPFMQADSSTSRTYGGTGIGLSISKCLVEIMGGQINFVSRPHVGSTFTFTAVLQRCDRSAVSDSKPVMLHPLPSSFKGLSALLVDRRPVRATVTKYHLQRLGITSEVVATIELALGAFSGRNGHSLASRKLPCMLLIENDSWSSKVDVPLRSSLLEMKQNGQTPVLPKIVLTAAESDKLKGNYAVDSVITKPLKASTLAACLFQALGITQTQLSHEKQDSSGSLRGLLLGRNILVVDDNKVNLRVAAGTLKKFGAKVECVESGKDALALLQIPYKFDLCLMDIQMPEMDGFEATRHIRAMEAKANGEADTGDDSEVDRATRAGKWHLPVLAMTADVIQATHEECTKCGMDGYVTKPFEEKQLFQAVQKFLDPGMST
- the LOC120692976 gene encoding probable histidine kinase 4 isoform X2 → MGVGGGVGEAAAVSAAEEAGKDGEGPGRGWRVKVRLRRVVGVLGVLVAAAVWVGMHCSIRRTAISKAEEGLVSMCEERARMLQDQFAVSVNHVHALAILVATFHYEKHPPALDQDTFADYAARTSFERPLLSGVAYALRVVHADRESFERQQGWIIKTMKHEPSPVQDEYAPVIYSQETVSYIEGLDMMSGEEDRENILRSRASGKAVLTRPFRLMSNHLGVVLTFPVYLDDLTADAKEEDRVKATAGYLGGAFDVESLVENLLRQLAGNQELVVNVYDVTNNSNPLLMYGSEVPLGNPSPSHICMLDFGDPCRKHHMICRYRNKPHVPWSAITPSSCVFVILMLLEYIIYAAWSRYDNVKEDYRKMEELKKQAEAADVAKSQFLATVSHEIRTPMNGVLGMLDMLLDTDLKSTQRDYAQTAQVCGKALISLINEVLDRAKIEAGKLDLESVPFDLRSILDDVISLFSSKSREKGIELAVYVSERVPEILLGDPGRFRQIITNLVGNSIKFTEQGHIFVQVHLADHSNLATEAKVEPVANGMNGHKNETTAVATSVSCNTLSGFEAADSRNNWENFKLLLSYEKNEMPYESVSDKVTLVVSVEDTGIGIPLDAQGKVFTPFMQADSSTSRTYGGTGIGLSISKCLVEIMGGQINFVSRPHVGSTFTFTAVLQRCDRSAVSDSKPVMLHPLPSSFKGLSALLVDRRPVRATVTKYHLQRLGITSEVVATIELALGAFSGRNGHSLARKLPCMLLIENDSWSSKVDVPLRSSLLEMKQNGQTPVLPKIVLTAAESDKLKGNYAVDSVITKPLKASTLAACLFQALGITQTQLSHEKQDSSGSLRGLLLGRNILVVDDNKVNLRVAAGTLKKFGAKVECVESGKDALALLQIPYKFDLCLMDIQMPEMDGFEATRHIRAMEAKANGEADTGDDSEVDRATRAGKWHLPVLAMTADVIQATHEECTKCGMDGYVTKPFEEKQLFQAVQKFLDPGMST